In Parasegetibacter sp. NRK P23, a single genomic region encodes these proteins:
- a CDS encoding glycoside hydrolase family 43 protein gives MISFKLTLLSTIIFSSAAIAQHTSLRSGEQWPDNNGVHVNAHGGGMLYQKGTYYWFGEHKISGRGGNAAQVGVHCYSSKDLYNWKDEGIAFQVDTVNANSEVAKGCVIERPKVVYNKKTGKYVMWFHLELKGKGYEAARAAVAVSDKVTGPYKYLHSFRPNAGKWPLNASASDTTEVAGGDASIANRPGNELAENGFFLRRDHKGGQMSRDMTIFQDDDGKAYLIGSAEENYTLNISELTPDYTNVTGKWTRIFPGGHNEAPALLKKDGKYFLITSGCTGWDPNAARSAVANTIWGPWKSLGNPCIGDDAHLTFHSQSTYIFPVAGKKDAFIFMADRWTPRNPIDGRYIWLPVQFEQEKPVLKWMDNWTLDFFNEKTAPKTATGK, from the coding sequence ATGATATCTTTTAAGTTAACCTTACTTTCAACCATTATTTTTTCTTCCGCTGCAATTGCCCAGCATACATCCCTTCGTTCCGGCGAACAATGGCCCGATAACAATGGTGTACACGTGAACGCCCATGGTGGCGGCATGCTTTACCAGAAAGGAACTTACTACTGGTTCGGGGAACATAAAATATCCGGCAGGGGCGGCAACGCCGCGCAGGTGGGCGTACATTGTTATTCTTCCAAAGACCTTTACAATTGGAAAGATGAGGGCATCGCCTTCCAGGTGGATACGGTGAATGCAAACAGTGAAGTAGCCAAAGGATGTGTGATTGAAAGGCCCAAAGTAGTGTACAATAAGAAAACCGGTAAATACGTGATGTGGTTCCACCTGGAGCTGAAAGGGAAAGGGTATGAAGCGGCAAGGGCGGCGGTTGCGGTAAGTGATAAAGTAACCGGCCCTTATAAATACCTGCATTCTTTCCGCCCGAATGCCGGGAAATGGCCATTGAATGCCTCCGCATCCGATACAACGGAAGTCGCGGGTGGTGATGCGTCCATCGCGAACCGCCCGGGAAATGAACTGGCGGAAAACGGGTTCTTCCTGCGCCGTGACCACAAAGGTGGTCAGATGTCACGAGATATGACCATCTTCCAGGATGATGATGGGAAAGCGTATCTCATTGGTTCGGCAGAAGAAAATTATACCCTCAACATTTCGGAACTCACGCCCGATTATACGAACGTTACGGGCAAATGGACCCGGATTTTCCCCGGTGGCCACAACGAAGCGCCCGCACTGCTGAAAAAGGATGGTAAATATTTCCTGATCACGTCCGGCTGTACCGGTTGGGATCCGAACGCGGCCCGTTCCGCCGTGGCTAACACGATCTGGGGACCGTGGAAATCACTTGGAAACCCCTGCATTGGTGACGATGCGCACCTTACGTTCCATTCCCAAAGTACCTATATCTTCCCCGTGGCCGGTAAAAAAGACGCGTTCATTTTTATGGCCGACCGCTGGACGCCAAGGAACCCCATAGATGGCAGGTACATCTGGCTGCCCGTGCAATTCGAACAGGAAAAACCCGTGCTGAAATGGATGGACAACTGGACCCTTGATTTCTTCAATGAAAAAACAGCACCCAAAACAGCTACAGGCAAATAG
- a CDS encoding secondary thiamine-phosphate synthase enzyme YjbQ: MFQQSVQLAPRKRGFHLITREILQTIPELQTVKAGMCQVFIQHTSASLTINENADPTVRVDFETWFNKAVPEDDPDYIHTDEGPDDMPAHLKAALLGSSVHIPVANGKLALGTWQGIYLCEHRNHGGYRKLVVTVWGS, from the coding sequence ATATTCCAGCAGTCGGTGCAACTGGCGCCCAGGAAAAGGGGCTTCCACCTTATTACACGGGAAATACTGCAGACCATTCCGGAGCTGCAAACGGTAAAGGCGGGCATGTGCCAGGTATTCATCCAGCACACTTCAGCCTCCCTTACCATCAACGAAAATGCCGATCCCACCGTTCGTGTTGATTTTGAAACCTGGTTCAATAAAGCGGTACCGGAGGACGACCCCGATTACATCCATACCGATGAAGGACCGGATGATATGCCTGCGCACCTGAAAGCGGCGTTGCTCGGCAGTTCGGTGCATATTCCCGTAGCCAACGGGAAACTGGCGCTGGGCACCTGGCAGGGCATTTATTTATGTGAGCACCGCAACCATGGGGGCTACCGCAAACTCGTGGTAACGGTATGGGGTAGCTGA
- a CDS encoding gluconokinase, which translates to MKYYIGVDIGTTATKTVAFDEKGIVLDSCAANYDMLHPNEGYSEQRPDDILTAVLHTLNTLVNRNNTMVPAFVSFSAAMHSVIAVDESGTALTNSITWADNRAQDIARRIHAQGDAERLYQLSGVPVHAMSPLCKLIWLRENEPALFKKAYKFIGIKEYIFYKLFGTFEVDTSIASATGLLETSTLQWSEALLQYAGMNKSRLSAVAPVTKPFFYKNILAGFTFPETVPFIIGGSDGALSNLGSGATGPNEMAVTIGTSGAVRMVTHTPWSDPLMRTFCYHLEGERYIAGGANNNGAVVLQWLKEDILRTDTSMDALLSEAAQLPPGCNGLLLLPYLMGERAPYWNSRAQGVFFGLRITHTQAHLVRAAMEGVVFAMYSIGKIFMEHRNVKQILASGGFTQSAPWVQLLADVFGIPVITADGPEASAKGAVILGATALKLEWEQQEAPGKTYLPDASRFDVYQKIFARFERLYKLLRPEMDDALIP; encoded by the coding sequence ATGAAATATTATATAGGCGTGGATATCGGAACTACCGCTACTAAAACAGTAGCGTTTGATGAAAAGGGGATCGTTCTCGACAGTTGCGCAGCGAATTATGATATGCTGCATCCCAATGAAGGATACAGCGAGCAACGACCGGACGATATCCTGACCGCTGTGCTGCATACACTTAATACGCTGGTTAACCGCAACAATACAATGGTGCCGGCATTTGTCTCCTTTAGTGCTGCCATGCACAGCGTGATCGCGGTGGATGAATCCGGAACCGCGCTCACCAACAGCATTACCTGGGCCGACAACCGCGCGCAGGATATTGCCCGCCGTATCCATGCACAGGGCGATGCTGAAAGATTATACCAATTATCAGGTGTGCCCGTTCATGCCATGTCGCCATTGTGCAAGCTGATCTGGCTCCGTGAAAACGAACCGGCTCTTTTTAAAAAAGCCTACAAGTTCATCGGCATCAAGGAATACATCTTCTATAAATTGTTCGGCACCTTCGAAGTGGATACATCTATCGCTTCCGCAACGGGTTTACTGGAAACTTCCACCCTGCAATGGAGCGAAGCGTTATTGCAATACGCAGGAATGAACAAAAGCAGGTTGTCGGCCGTGGCGCCCGTTACAAAGCCGTTCTTCTATAAGAATATTCTTGCCGGATTTACATTTCCCGAAACAGTTCCTTTCATCATCGGGGGCAGCGATGGCGCCCTTTCCAACCTGGGTTCCGGGGCTACCGGGCCAAACGAAATGGCGGTGACCATCGGTACCAGTGGCGCTGTGAGAATGGTGACGCATACGCCCTGGAGTGATCCGTTGATGCGTACGTTCTGCTACCACCTGGAAGGCGAACGTTATATTGCGGGTGGCGCGAACAACAATGGGGCCGTGGTATTGCAATGGCTGAAAGAAGATATTTTAAGAACGGACACTTCAATGGATGCCTTGCTGTCAGAAGCTGCTCAACTTCCACCCGGCTGCAACGGGTTGCTGCTGCTGCCTTATCTGATGGGTGAACGTGCGCCATATTGGAATTCTCGGGCGCAAGGCGTGTTTTTTGGATTGCGCATCACGCATACGCAGGCGCATCTTGTAAGGGCTGCCATGGAAGGTGTGGTATTCGCGATGTACAGCATAGGAAAGATATTCATGGAACACCGGAATGTAAAACAAATTCTCGCCTCCGGCGGATTTACACAATCGGCCCCATGGGTGCAGTTGTTGGCCGATGTTTTCGGTATACCTGTAATTACCGCCGATGGGCCGGAAGCCTCAGCAAAAGGAGCCGTAATACTTGGCGCCACGGCACTGAAACTGGAATGGGAACAGCAGGAAGCACCAGGCAAAACATATTTGCCCGATGCGTCCAGGTTTGATGTTTACCAGAAAATATTCGCCCGGTTTGAGCGGCTGTACAAGTTGCTGCGTCCTGAAATGGATGACGCCTTAATTCCATAG